The proteins below are encoded in one region of Bosea sp. BIWAKO-01:
- a CDS encoding IS1182 family transposase translates to MARYIEGETRLQRLLLPDCLEDYVSEDNPVRVVDVFIDELDLGTMGFAGPASTGRPGYHPATLLKLYLYGYLNQVQSSRRLEREAGRNVEVMWLTGKLAPDFKTIADFRRDNGAAIRAACAQFVVLCRQLGLLAGGTVAVDGSRFKAVNTRDKNFTPGAIRRRMEQVEASIARYLSLLDTADRQEDDVAQMRSIRLKDRLDRLRQQMRDLQAMDHVVAVAPDRQVSLTDPDARAMATNGKGTGLVGYNVQAAVDAKHHLIVAHEVTNIGHDRSQLASMGRQAKDATGAGALTVLADRGYFSGEEVLACDEIGISAIVPKPLTSGAKADGRWGKQDFTYDAPSDTYRCPAGETLTWRFSSVEKDLTLHTYWADGCGACLVKDQCTTGKQRRIKRWEHEVVIEAMQRRLDRMPDAMRIRRRTVEHVFGTIKDWMGRSHFLTRHLPNVGTEMSLHVLAYNLKRAIAILGAATLMKAMRA, encoded by the coding sequence ATGGCGCGCTACATCGAAGGCGAGACCCGGCTGCAGAGACTGCTCCTGCCCGACTGTCTTGAGGACTACGTCAGCGAAGATAATCCGGTCCGGGTGGTGGATGTCTTCATCGACGAACTCGATCTGGGAACGATGGGCTTTGCCGGCCCGGCCTCGACGGGGCGGCCTGGATACCACCCCGCTACCCTTCTCAAGCTGTACCTCTACGGCTACCTCAACCAGGTTCAGTCGAGCCGCCGGCTGGAGCGCGAGGCCGGCCGCAACGTCGAGGTGATGTGGCTGACGGGCAAGCTTGCGCCCGACTTCAAGACCATCGCCGACTTTCGCCGTGACAATGGGGCTGCGATCCGGGCTGCCTGCGCGCAGTTCGTCGTGCTGTGCCGCCAACTCGGCCTTCTGGCAGGCGGCACCGTGGCCGTGGACGGCAGCCGGTTCAAGGCCGTCAACACGCGCGACAAGAACTTCACGCCCGGCGCGATCCGTCGCCGGATGGAGCAGGTGGAGGCAAGCATCGCACGCTATCTGTCGCTGCTCGATACGGCCGACCGGCAGGAGGATGACGTCGCGCAGATGCGCAGCATCCGCCTCAAGGACCGGCTTGATCGCCTGCGTCAGCAGATGCGTGACCTCCAGGCGATGGACCACGTCGTCGCGGTGGCGCCAGACCGTCAGGTCTCGCTGACCGATCCCGACGCCCGCGCCATGGCCACCAACGGCAAGGGCACTGGCCTCGTCGGCTACAACGTTCAGGCGGCGGTCGACGCCAAACATCATCTGATCGTGGCTCATGAGGTCACCAACATCGGCCACGACCGCAGCCAGCTCGCCAGCATGGGGCGTCAGGCAAAGGATGCGACAGGAGCCGGTGCGCTGACTGTGCTGGCCGATCGCGGCTACTTCTCAGGCGAGGAGGTCCTGGCCTGCGACGAGATCGGCATCTCCGCCATCGTCCCCAAGCCCCTGACATCAGGGGCCAAAGCCGACGGGCGCTGGGGCAAGCAGGACTTCACCTACGATGCTCCGAGCGACACCTATCGCTGTCCCGCCGGCGAGACGCTCACATGGCGCTTCTCATCGGTCGAGAAGGATCTGACACTCCATACCTACTGGGCCGACGGCTGCGGAGCCTGCCTGGTCAAAGACCAATGCACCACCGGCAAGCAGCGCCGCATCAAGCGCTGGGAGCACGAGGTGGTGATCGAGGCCATGCAGCGCCGGCTCGATCGCATGCCCGACGCCATGCGGATCCGAAGGCGCACGGTCGAGCACGTCTTCGGCACGATCAAGGACTGGATGGGCCGAAGTCACTTCCTGACCCGCCACCTCCCCAATGTCGGAACCGAGATGAGCCTCCATGTGCTGGCCTACAATCTCAAGCGGGCCATCGCCATCCTCGGCGCGGCGACGTTGATGAAGGCCATGAGAGCCTGA
- a CDS encoding MarR family winged helix-turn-helix transcriptional regulator produces MKTEDMLIGALLRVPAQAIQRRLIMELNAAGFDELRLPHMAVLQFPGPDKVRPGTLAERSGMSKQAINQLLRSLEGFGYIVRSDVQGEGGARLIYLTERGHAAFSKMVYVLCDIEREWSAELGPERFAQLKALLFLVWDSPLAR; encoded by the coding sequence ATGAAAACCGAGGACATGCTGATCGGCGCCCTGCTGCGCGTTCCGGCGCAAGCGATCCAGCGCCGGCTTATCATGGAGCTCAACGCTGCCGGCTTTGACGAGCTGCGCCTGCCGCATATGGCGGTCCTGCAGTTTCCCGGGCCGGACAAGGTTCGCCCGGGCACGCTCGCCGAGCGCTCCGGCATGAGCAAACAGGCCATCAACCAGCTGCTGAGGAGCCTCGAGGGTTTCGGCTATATCGTCCGGTCCGACGTTCAAGGTGAGGGCGGAGCGCGTCTGATCTATTTGACTGAACGCGGGCACGCCGCATTCTCCAAGATGGTCTACGTATTGTGCGACATCGAGCGCGAGTGGAGCGCCGAACTTGGGCCGGAGCGTTTCGCCCAGCTCAAAGCGCTGCTGTTTCTCGTCTGGGATAGTCCGCTGGCTCGCTAG
- a CDS encoding cupin domain-containing protein, giving the protein MPQPVTDPHVNPSDETIATKGLAVRFLLAGDNSNGSIAAFELMVPAAQRLPAPAHSHDHYEETIYGVDGVLTWTVNGKQIDVGPGQALCIPRGAVHRFDNNGSKDAKMLCVITPAAIGPEYFREVFEVVNAAAGGPPDRARMADIMRRHGLTPAAPQT; this is encoded by the coding sequence ATGCCTCAGCCAGTCACAGACCCTCACGTCAATCCTTCCGACGAGACCATCGCCACCAAAGGGCTCGCGGTTCGCTTCTTGTTGGCCGGAGATAACTCGAACGGCAGCATTGCGGCCTTTGAGCTGATGGTGCCGGCCGCGCAGCGTCTGCCAGCTCCCGCGCACAGCCACGACCATTACGAAGAGACGATCTACGGCGTAGACGGCGTGCTGACCTGGACCGTCAACGGAAAGCAAATCGATGTCGGGCCGGGACAGGCGTTGTGCATTCCGCGAGGCGCCGTTCATCGGTTCGATAACAACGGAAGCAAGGACGCGAAGATGCTCTGCGTGATTACGCCGGCCGCGATCGGTCCGGAGTATTTCCGCGAGGTGTTTGAAGTGGTCAACGCCGCAGCCGGTGGCCCGCCGGACCGGGCCAGGATGGCGGACATCATGCGCCGTCACGGTCTTACGCCAGCAGCGCCCCAAACATAG